In the Sorghum bicolor cultivar BTx623 chromosome 4, Sorghum_bicolor_NCBIv3, whole genome shotgun sequence genome, gaaaaaaagagaggaagaaATAAAACTCAGGGTCTGTGTACTACAGAAAAGCTATAAGTTGTTTGCTTAAAACAACTATAAAATCTATCTCGTCTCTATATCTTTCTTGAAATAGTTGTTAAACATCTTTCTATTTCCACCAATTGAAAACGTTGAAAGGTGAAAATTGATGAAGTGATCTAAAATCAGCTGGTTGGGTTTCGTTGAAAATTGATGAAGTGATCTTAGATCAGCTAGTTGGGTTTCGTTGTGGTAGAACCTATCCACCTAGGTTGAAGTCCCCGATCTGACACAAGTGCTCGTATTTTCCTGAATTTTATTTAAGATTTAATAACACTATACTTTCAGTGGTAGGTGACGTGTCTATCGACAGCGAAGCCAGGATTTAACGGCGCTATGCGCGCTTTCAGTGGTAGCGACATGTCCGTCGACAGCGAGACGCCTATAATGACTTCGTCAATTTCGAGATTTGCTGATCCAACTCGGTTCTTTGGAGGTGCTCAAGGGTAAGATATGTATTCATAGGGATGAGTGTGTGCTCGTGTTTGTAAACGTCTACGTCTGTAATTAGattagaaaaagaaagaaacgtGAAAACAGGAAGTGGTTTCTAAAAGAGCAGCTTTACTTTCCACCTATTTTCATTGGTATTCTTCTTTTTGCCAGCCGAATACATTCAGCTGCGTCTATAAAAAAGAACGAAACTCAATGCACTCTATAACTAAATATAGCTTGGTTGCAGCACCTTTATACTCATGCATTCTTCAGCACCTTCAAGAGCTTGGTTGCAGCAGTAGCATATAATCTCATGGAATGAAGATTGCTTGCTAGTTGTGGAGCTCGGCCCACCAATGACATTTTAcgatttggaattgaagtggagcTTGAAGAGATACTTGGATTGGTGTTAAACAGCTCAATATCAGGAAAAGAATCAGCATCTGTTGCTGCATACCGCGGGTAGATCTTCAAAGGACTCTGGGATCGTAACACTGACCTCCAAAATGGGAAAAATCTTCTCTTCATGTATGTTGGATCCCATCCTTTTGGTAGCTTCTTTCTCTGAGTCTGTACCATATATTTTGAATATAAATTAGGCATGAGAACCAAATCAACCAAATTTCAACATGAATAATTTTGCACTACTAATTGAGGATATTATCCCTAAGGTACTTACATTATcattttgttaaatacaaatgatGCTAGTAGCATGCTTATGCAACAATATAAGCTCTTGAACCAGTTTGATGCATGGGATGATCATAGAAAGTACAAAGACTACATAATTTCCTTCATCAGAGTCTTCCTTGCACGCAGCAAGTAAATTTCAGATGGAATAAATTATTCAGTAAAAGATCACACGAGCTGGGAAATATAAAAAATTGTCTAGTCCCAAATTAGACTTTTTTAGTTTAGCCATCTTATTCAACTAATTTTCCCCAAAAGGATGTGGTCAGGAGCTATTTCTGCAAACTTTTTTTTCTTACATGCTTCCAATTTCTTTGGTCAGGAGCCTGATTGCAAACAAGTCTCCACATTAGCCTGATATATATGAATAATAATAGATGAAATAAAATTAAATCGCTAATAACCCATTCTAAAATAGAGGCAGGGTACATAGTTGTATTACTTCTTTTAAGGATACCTCAAACAAGTAAAGAAACTGAGCCCTGTGGATGTTACTGGATAAAGATTGATAGAAGGATGACTGGGCAGAGGTATTTTTCTTCAGGGAGAGACAAGAGGTGAGATGGGAACTTTACCTTTCTACTACAAGACATTGTGTGCCATTATATGTGCTAGCAATGGATAACTAAGAGATAACAAACTAATGATGCAAATACCTAATTTGCCCACGCCTCCTCATTTCCCAAAGCAGAATACCACATGCTACTCCTCGTGTGACCAGCACCTTATGTAAAACAAGGCGCTATGCAAAAAGATATAAAAGAAAGAAATGCCCCAGCCATATATGTACCTTTCCCTTTGCATCATGCAGGTTAGCTGTTTCTGTAATTGCCTTGGTCACATCTACAAAGTATCCATGAAACAATAGTGAGGAGACATTTATTAATAAATCTGGAACAGGTCACAGAAGCCTGACAAACCTGTACGACGTAAATCATTGCCAGTCATGATGCAGTCGTAGGGGTGGCTTCAAAAACAAGTGGAAGAAAATCATTAACTAAACAACAAACTAACGAAAGCATCTGCATAGATAACAATTGTATGAAACAATTCAATTAGTACAGGTTGTTAGCATCAATAATCCCTCCGGTTGTGTGAAACCCAAACTCCCCAAGGATAGATGAAACACGATCCAGAACATTCACATGTGGCACCTGCGTGACATAAAAGCTGTGTATGAGGTATTGAACAAAAGGTGAGGGTATACATAATGTAGCAATTACAACCAACGGTAGCAGAGAGATGACAGAAAGAATTAGTTGGAGGACAAATTTGGAATTACACCTTACGATTTAGAAGGCAAAAGAAGATGGAGAAGCATCATTACAATGTGAGCCATGAACTGCATCACACACTCATGTATGTTTCCAGCTAAAACCAAGATTACATCTCAAAAGGTTGCAGAGAAAACAAACACAACATTGGCACAATGCCTGAACAAGTTAAATAAAATGGAACACACCCACACCCTAAAGGAAAAAGTGTATATTTCATCCTTTGAATATTGTAAAAGTGTGATATTCATCCCTCATGTTTCATTAAGGTATGAACCCTTTAAACTAACTAAATCAGTGCATTTATCATCCTCACCTTGGTTTAACGATAGTTTAGTGTTATATAACACTGGTTTAGGCCATGTAATAATCCTACCAATTATTGCTTAGCCACATCTTATGTTCAGTCAATTGTTATAACAGTTCCGCATGAACCATACCATTATTTTTTTCAATATCTTTTCTGTGGTATCCAATTTAgaggatttattatttttttgtaggcttttatatctttgactCAGTACATTGCGTCGCTAAACGGTGACTAGTCAAATGATTATGTTGCCTAAACTGCCATTGGATAGCACTAAGTAAAAGATGGGGACGATAAATGTACCGGTTAAGTTAGTTTAAGGGGTTGATTTGCACCACATGAAACATGAGGGATGAATATCACACTTTTGCAATACTTCAGGGATGAAAAATACACTTTTTGCTACCTAAATTACACCGAAGAAAACTCCATATGCCCTGGTGTAGTCTAGTATACAACAATAAAGTTAGGAGGAGAAAACAGAAAGCTCAGCTAAAGGTCCAGGCACATGAATGGATGATTTCCACGCACTCCTTCCATTTTCACATCTCTCTGCTGCCCCCTCCCAGGTTTAGTTATAAATGCGGTTTGATCTTTTTACTGCTATTTGAGACTTGGCTTTCAAATAGATATACAAATTCCAGAATTCAGATGCTAAAAGACCAACTACTAAAGGAATGGAGGAGGATATTCCTCCAGAATCTTTCTTTTCTACAAATACCATAGAGATGAGATAGCTAATGCCCCTATCCCAATGAACCAAATGTAGAACCTAATCTATCTTAAGGGTAACTGTTACTATTGGAGCCAACCTAGTAAGGGTAACTGTCCACTTCAACAGCACTAGACGGGAGAACTTAAGCTTCTCAGCAAAGTGGGGTCTCTTAGGCTTTCTGAGAAAGCACAACAATCTGGGGATGCATAATCTTGTGGTAACATCAAGACTAGGCTTTACTAATGCACCCCCCAACCCACCCAATTGAGACAAAGTAGAATCTTCGCCAAACAAAATAAACGGATCAGTATATGCAAGCTATGCTACTCCCAACCAGATTAATACATGTTACAAAACAGACAGTAATCTTGCAAATGTGTTAATTTTTTTGAAAGTTCATGTCAACACAGTGAACACACAGCAGTTAAAAAGAGCAAAATCATAATATGTTAGCTTGTCAAACAGAATATGCACTAGTACTCTCTCAATCGACATGACAATTACCAGCATTCTTCTTGCTAAGATTAGGGCATAGAATTTTGAAGAAAGAATTATATAGTATAACAGAAGTATTTAAGAAATTAGTGGAAGGTATCCTAGTGTACTGCAATGGCAACACAGTAAAAAAGGCATACCTCTGAATGTGTCTGAATGTATGCAGAAAGAACTTCACCAGCCTGGTAAATTATATCAATAAGCAGCGCTGTACAATCCAGCAGTGCTCTCTTTTCCTCCAGCTGCTTCCGTGAATTTCCATTTTCAGATTTCTCCCATCTAAGGGCAATAGAGTTTCTCATTATACGATGCATCAGAATATTAAATCCACCCTGCTTATTATTGCCATTTATTTTGGTTGAACATCCCCCACGGATCTGTTCTTGAGCTGACAGTAACAAAACTGCGGACTGTATAAGCTTGCCATCCTCCATGTACTTCCAAAGCTCATCAATTAGATTGTCAGTTCTTGTTGCAAGCAGTCTAGTAGTCTCCAAGAAGATCTTCTGTAAAAACACATCAAGGAACAAAACTTAAATGCCTTGTCGCCACCCATATGCAAGCAAGTAATACTGACTAACTTCATAATTATTACTTTGTTTCCTCCAACcaaactaaatatagattaggGATTAGTTGATATACTTGAAAGAAATATTTGACTCTCCTTAAATTAAATATAAGGATATGATCTAACACATAAATACATACAAAAGATAGAACACCAGACCAGTTCTGTCTCTGACAAGTAGATATCGTTACAATAGATTGGTGTTTTAAGGCATAGGACTCtctttttcaaaatatattataACACAGAAATACATAACAGAAGATAGCAAAGAAGAGCAGTTCCCTTTCTGAAAAGTAGATATCATTATAACTGATTTTTTGTTCTATGACATGACCAGCACTACCATTTGTATCACTTATGCAGCGAGAATTGTATTTGACTATGTGTAGAGGGAAGTGGAACAAACCATTTCAGGTAGACACAGAAGATGGATAAGCTTGTAGATATAATTCTGATGATACTGAATAGGATACATATTGTCCTCTAAATACTTATGCAGGCAAGTATTATCAACTGCAACATGAAGTGGGAGCAGGTCCTCAATTATGTTAGCACCGATGGTGCGTACATTGGCAGATGCACCGTGACGGAAGAGTAATTTGATCATGTCAATGGAGAATCTTTCAGCAGCTTCATGGAGGGGAAAGTATCCGTATGGGTTAATGCAGTTCGGATTGGCACGCCGCCTATTGAGCTCAGGTGCCTTGCCCTCCAATGCAACTTTCGCACATCGTAGTGAATTATAACCGACCATGTAGGTTAATGTTTGTGCAGTAATGGCAAAATCCCATGACATTCCTGGCTCGTTGACAAATAATCGGAGGAAGCTCCGGACGCTATCCTTTTCGAGGATGGGCCCCAACTGGGCACTTATATCATAGAAAGCATCACACATCCACTAGATAG is a window encoding:
- the LOC8064251 gene encoding uncharacterized protein LOC8064251, which encodes MCDAFYDISAQLGPILEKDSVRSFLRLFVNEPGMSWDFAITAQTLTYMVGYNSLRCAKVALEGKAPELNRRRANPNCINPYGYFPLHEAAERFSIDMIKLLFRHGASANVRTIGANIIEDLLPLHVAVDNTCLHKYLEDNMYPIQYHQNYIYKLIHLLCLPEMKIFLETTRLLATRTDNLIDELWKYMEDGKLIQSAVLLLSAQEQIRGGCSTKINGNNKQGGFNILMHRIMRNSIALRWEKSENGNSRKQLEEKRALLDCTALLIDIIYQAGEVLSAYIQTHSEVPHVNVLDRVSSILGEFGFHTTGGIIDANNLHPYDCIMTGNDLRRTDVTKAITETANLHDAKGKTQRKKLPKGWDPTYMKRRFFPFWRSVLRSQSPLKIYPRYAATDADSFPDIELFNTNPSISSSSTSIPNRKMSLVGRAPQLASNLHSMRLYATAATKLLKVLKNA